One stretch of bacterium DNA includes these proteins:
- the chrA gene encoding chromate efflux transporter yields MPSNLSKQPATAPADHKASLAELARVFFKLGAIGFGGPAAHIALMEEETVKRRNWLSHEQFLDLLGVTNLIPGPNSTEMAIHLGYVQAGWRGLAVAGLSFILPAVTITLGFAWLYVRFGTVPQLAAFMFGIRAAIIAVILAAVFRLSRPLLGKWQLVAMGLAVTVLSLLRCDEIALLFGAGLLNVIGEQPRFLWQRLTSRFHIAVLPALAAVFRGVGAEVSPAAASLTGLGLFFLKVGAILYGSGYVLVAFLQGGLVESLHWLTPQQLLDAIAIGQFTPGPLLSTATFIGYLLLGFPGAAVATIGVFLPSFVFVMLSSPLIPKLRASRIARSFLNGVNAAALGLMLAVCVALGLGSLTSLAAWLIFGLALVVLVARNVNAAWIILGGAILGQLLAPALP; encoded by the coding sequence ATGCCCTCCAACCTCAGCAAGCAGCCGGCGACTGCACCGGCAGATCACAAAGCCAGCCTGGCGGAACTGGCGCGAGTCTTCTTCAAGTTGGGCGCCATTGGTTTTGGCGGACCCGCGGCGCACATTGCCCTGATGGAAGAAGAAACCGTCAAGCGCCGCAATTGGCTGAGCCATGAACAATTCCTCGATTTGCTCGGCGTCACCAATCTCATTCCCGGGCCCAACTCCACCGAGATGGCAATTCATCTCGGCTACGTGCAAGCCGGCTGGCGCGGTCTGGCGGTCGCGGGCCTGAGCTTTATTCTGCCGGCAGTGACGATCACGCTGGGGTTTGCCTGGCTTTATGTTCGGTTTGGCACCGTGCCGCAGCTTGCAGCTTTCATGTTTGGAATCCGTGCTGCCATCATCGCGGTTATCCTGGCTGCGGTTTTCCGGCTGAGCCGTCCGCTGCTCGGGAAATGGCAGCTTGTGGCCATGGGGTTGGCGGTGACGGTGCTCAGTCTGTTGCGTTGCGATGAAATCGCCTTGCTGTTCGGCGCCGGGCTGTTGAACGTGATCGGCGAGCAACCTCGCTTCCTGTGGCAACGCTTGACCTCCCGCTTCCATATCGCAGTGCTGCCCGCATTGGCCGCGGTTTTTCGGGGAGTGGGAGCAGAGGTGAGCCCTGCGGCCGCGAGCTTGACCGGATTGGGATTGTTCTTCCTCAAGGTCGGCGCGATTCTCTATGGCAGCGGCTACGTGCTGGTGGCTTTCTTGCAGGGCGGTTTGGTGGAAAGTCTGCACTGGCTCACTCCACAGCAATTGCTCGATGCCATCGCCATCGGCCAGTTCACACCCGGCCCGTTGCTCTCGACCGCAACCTTCATCGGCTACCTGTTGCTGGGATTCCCGGGCGCGGCGGTGGCGACGATCGGCGTGTTTCTTCCTTCCTTCGTTTTTGTGATGCTAAGCAGTCCGCTCATTCCAAAACTGCGCGCCTCGCGGATCGCGCGCAGTTTTCTGAACGGCGTCAATGCCGCGGCGCTGGGTTTGATGCTGGCCGTGTGTGTTGCGCTCGGCCTCGGCAGCCTGACCAGCTTGGCCGCCTGGCTGATTTTCGGCTTGGCGCTGGTGGTGCTGGTGGCCAGGAATGTCAATGCGGCGTGGATCATTCTCGGCGGCGCGATTCTCGGGCAGTTGCTGGCTCCCGCGCTGCCCTGA